A genomic stretch from Juglans microcarpa x Juglans regia isolate MS1-56 chromosome 3S, Jm3101_v1.0, whole genome shotgun sequence includes:
- the LOC121257998 gene encoding probable methyltransferase PMT5 isoform X5, which produces MRSFWFNKLSVIFGPRPPVSWLLLCLVSLLALIAVLGSSSSNAFDSVTPTPVPDIYLNYRRLKEQAAVDYLELRSLSLGASRQRELGLCGKERENYVPCYNVSANLLAGFKDGEEFDRHCEVLRDRNRCLVRSPKDYKSPLRWPAGRDVIWSGNVKITKDQFLSSGSMTKRLMLLEENQIAFHSEDGLIFDGVKDYSRQIAEMIGLGSDSDFLQAGVRTVLDIGCGFGSFGAHLVSLKLMAVCIAAYEATGSQVQLALERGLPAIIGSFISRQLPYPSLSFDMVHCAQCGIVWDKKDGILLIEVDRVLKPGGYFVLTSPSGKLHGTAVGKRKRNVLTPMEEMTQEICWSLLAQQDETFIWQKTVDSDCYASRKQSAIPLCKEGHDVQSYYQPLVSCISGTSSKRWIPIQNRSAGSQLSASELEVHGKYSFIMICKPGVK; this is translated from the exons ATGAGAAGCTTTTGGTTCAATAAACTCTCTGTCATTTTTGGCCCTAGACCACCGGTCAGCTGGTTACTCTTGTGCCTTGTTAGCTTGCTCGCACTAATTGCAGTTTtaggatcatcttcttctaatgCCTTCGACTCTGTAACTCCTACACCCGTACCGGACATTTATTTAAACTATAGAAGGCTAAAAGAGCAAGCAGCGGTTGATTATTTGGAGTTGAGGTCTCTCTCACTTGGAGCTAGTAGGCAAAGAGAGCTTGGCCTTTGTggcaaagaaagagagaattacGTGCCTTGCTACAACGTTTCAGCAAATTTGTTAGCTGGGTTTAAAGACGGGGAGGAGTTTGATCGGCATTGTGAAGTTCTGAGAGATCGAAACCGGTGTTTGGTTCGCTCTCCCAAGGACTATAAGAGCCCCCTGAGGTGGCCTGCTGGTAGGGATGTGATATGGAGTGGAAATGTGAAGATAACCAAAGACCAATTTCTTTCATCTGGAAGCATGACCAAAAG GTTGATGTTACttgaagaaaatcaaattgCCTTTCACTCTGAGGATGGATTGATCTTTGATGGTGTTAAAGATTATTCTCGCCAAATTGCTGAGATGATAGGGTTAGGAAGTGACTCTGATTTTCTTCAAGCTggt GTGCGTACTGTACTCGATATTGGTTGTGGATTTGGTAGCTTTGGAGCTCATTTAGTCTCACTGAAGTTAATGGCTGTTTGTATTGCGGCTTACGAGGCAACTGGCAGTCAGGTCCAATTGGCACTTGAGAGAGGTCTTCCAGCAATAATTGGAAGCTTCATTTCAAGACAGCTTCCATATCCGTCCTTGTCATTTGACATGGTTCATTGTGCTCAGTGTGGTATTGTTTGGGACAAAAAAG ATGGGATTTTACTCATTGAAGTTGACCGGGTGCTCAAGCCTGGAGGTTACTTCGTGTTAACCTCACCTTCAGGCAAGCTACATGGAACAGCAGTGGgtaaaaggaagagaaatgtGTTAACTCCAATGGAAGAAATGACCCAAGAAATCTGTTGGAGTCTTCTAGCGCAGCAAGATGAAACTTTCATCTGGCAGAAAACTGTGGATTCTGATTGTTATGCCTCTCG CAAGCAGAGTGCTATACCACTTTGTAAAGAAGGGCATGATGTTCAGTCATATTATCAGCCCCTTGTATCGTGTATAAGTGGGACCTCTAGCAAACGCTGGATTCCAATCCAGAATAGATCTGCTGGTTCGCAATTGAGTGCAAGTGAGCTTGAAGTTCATGGAAAGTATTCTTTTATTATGATTTGTAAG CCAGGTGTCAAATAG
- the LOC121257998 gene encoding probable methyltransferase PMT5 isoform X2 → MRSFWFNKLSVIFGPRPPVSWLLLCLVSLLALIAVLGSSSSNAFDSVTPTPVPDIYLNYRRLKEQAAVDYLELRSLSLGASRQRELGLCGKERENYVPCYNVSANLLAGFKDGEEFDRHCEVLRDRNRCLVRSPKDYKSPLRWPAGRDVIWSGNVKITKDQFLSSGSMTKRLMLLEENQIAFHSEDGLIFDGVKDYSRQIAEMIGLGSDSDFLQAGVRTVLDIGCGFGSFGAHLVSLKLMAVCIAAYEATGSQVQLALERGLPAIIGSFISRQLPYPSLSFDMVHCAQCGIVWDKKDGILLIEVDRVLKPGGYFVLTSPSGKLHGTAVGKRKRNVLTPMEEMTQEICWSLLAQQDETFIWQKTVDSDCYASRKQSAIPLCKEGHDVQSYYQPLVSCISGTSSKRWIPIQNRSAGSQLSARVLPDNFFEDLRVWRSALKNYWSLLTPLIFSDHPKRPGNEDPLPPFNMIRNVMDMNAHYGGLNAAFLEEKKSVWVMNVVPIRARNTLPLILDQGFTGILHDWCEPFPTYPRTYDMLHANGLLSHLSSESCSAIDLFLEMDRMLRPEGWVVLSDNVGAIEMARMLATQIRWEARVIDLQNGSDQRLLVCQKQFIKK, encoded by the exons ATGAGAAGCTTTTGGTTCAATAAACTCTCTGTCATTTTTGGCCCTAGACCACCGGTCAGCTGGTTACTCTTGTGCCTTGTTAGCTTGCTCGCACTAATTGCAGTTTtaggatcatcttcttctaatgCCTTCGACTCTGTAACTCCTACACCCGTACCGGACATTTATTTAAACTATAGAAGGCTAAAAGAGCAAGCAGCGGTTGATTATTTGGAGTTGAGGTCTCTCTCACTTGGAGCTAGTAGGCAAAGAGAGCTTGGCCTTTGTggcaaagaaagagagaattacGTGCCTTGCTACAACGTTTCAGCAAATTTGTTAGCTGGGTTTAAAGACGGGGAGGAGTTTGATCGGCATTGTGAAGTTCTGAGAGATCGAAACCGGTGTTTGGTTCGCTCTCCCAAGGACTATAAGAGCCCCCTGAGGTGGCCTGCTGGTAGGGATGTGATATGGAGTGGAAATGTGAAGATAACCAAAGACCAATTTCTTTCATCTGGAAGCATGACCAAAAG GTTGATGTTACttgaagaaaatcaaattgCCTTTCACTCTGAGGATGGATTGATCTTTGATGGTGTTAAAGATTATTCTCGCCAAATTGCTGAGATGATAGGGTTAGGAAGTGACTCTGATTTTCTTCAAGCTggt GTGCGTACTGTACTCGATATTGGTTGTGGATTTGGTAGCTTTGGAGCTCATTTAGTCTCACTGAAGTTAATGGCTGTTTGTATTGCGGCTTACGAGGCAACTGGCAGTCAGGTCCAATTGGCACTTGAGAGAGGTCTTCCAGCAATAATTGGAAGCTTCATTTCAAGACAGCTTCCATATCCGTCCTTGTCATTTGACATGGTTCATTGTGCTCAGTGTGGTATTGTTTGGGACAAAAAAG ATGGGATTTTACTCATTGAAGTTGACCGGGTGCTCAAGCCTGGAGGTTACTTCGTGTTAACCTCACCTTCAGGCAAGCTACATGGAACAGCAGTGGgtaaaaggaagagaaatgtGTTAACTCCAATGGAAGAAATGACCCAAGAAATCTGTTGGAGTCTTCTAGCGCAGCAAGATGAAACTTTCATCTGGCAGAAAACTGTGGATTCTGATTGTTATGCCTCTCG CAAGCAGAGTGCTATACCACTTTGTAAAGAAGGGCATGATGTTCAGTCATATTATCAGCCCCTTGTATCGTGTATAAGTGGGACCTCTAGCAAACGCTGGATTCCAATCCAGAATAGATCTGCTGGTTCGCAATTGAGTGCAA GAGTTCTGCCCGATAATTTCTTTGAAGACTTACGGGTTTGGAGATCAGCTCTGAAAAACTACTGGTCTCTGCTTACGCCCTTAATTTTCTCAGACCATCCAAAGAGGCCAGGCAATGAGGACCCATTGCCCCCATTTAACATGATACGCAATGTGATGGACATGAATGCCCATTATGGGGGTTTAAATGCTGCatttttggaggaaaaaaaatcggTATGGGTGATGAATGTTGTACCGATTAGAGCTCGTAATACACTTCCTCTTATACTTGATCAAGGCTTTACTGGGATTTTGCATGACTG GTGTGAACCTTTCCCAACATACCCCAGGACATATGACATGCTTCATGCAAATGGGCTCCTTTCACATCTCAGTTCAGAGAGCTGCAGTGCAATAGACTTGTTCTTGGAGATGGACCGGATGTTGCGACCTGAG GGATGGGTTGTTCTTTCTGATAACGTAGGAGCTATAGAGATGGCACGCATGCTTGCTACACAAATACGGTGGGAAGCAAGGGTGATTGACCTTCAGAACGGCAGTGACCAACGGCTGCTTGTTTGCCAGAAACAATTCATCAAGAAATGA
- the LOC121257998 gene encoding probable methyltransferase PMT5 isoform X1, which yields MRSFWFNKLSVIFGPRPPVSWLLLCLVSLLALIAVLGSSSSNAFDSVTPTPVPDIYLNYRRLKEQAAVDYLELRSLSLGASRQRELGLCGKERENYVPCYNVSANLLAGFKDGEEFDRHCEVLRDRNRCLVRSPKDYKSPLRWPAGRDVIWSGNVKITKDQFLSSGSMTKRLMLLEENQIAFHSEDGLIFDGVKDYSRQIAEMIGLGSDSDFLQAGVRTVLDIGCGFGSFGAHLVSLKLMAVCIAAYEATGSQVQLALERGLPAIIGSFISRQLPYPSLSFDMVHCAQCGIVWDKKDGILLIEVDRVLKPGGYFVLTSPSGKLHGTAVGKRKRNVLTPMEEMTQEICWSLLAQQDETFIWQKTVDSDCYASRKQSAIPLCKEGHDVQSYYQPLVSCISGTSSKRWIPIQNRSAGSQLSASELEVHGVLPDNFFEDLRVWRSALKNYWSLLTPLIFSDHPKRPGNEDPLPPFNMIRNVMDMNAHYGGLNAAFLEEKKSVWVMNVVPIRARNTLPLILDQGFTGILHDWCEPFPTYPRTYDMLHANGLLSHLSSESCSAIDLFLEMDRMLRPEGWVVLSDNVGAIEMARMLATQIRWEARVIDLQNGSDQRLLVCQKQFIKK from the exons ATGAGAAGCTTTTGGTTCAATAAACTCTCTGTCATTTTTGGCCCTAGACCACCGGTCAGCTGGTTACTCTTGTGCCTTGTTAGCTTGCTCGCACTAATTGCAGTTTtaggatcatcttcttctaatgCCTTCGACTCTGTAACTCCTACACCCGTACCGGACATTTATTTAAACTATAGAAGGCTAAAAGAGCAAGCAGCGGTTGATTATTTGGAGTTGAGGTCTCTCTCACTTGGAGCTAGTAGGCAAAGAGAGCTTGGCCTTTGTggcaaagaaagagagaattacGTGCCTTGCTACAACGTTTCAGCAAATTTGTTAGCTGGGTTTAAAGACGGGGAGGAGTTTGATCGGCATTGTGAAGTTCTGAGAGATCGAAACCGGTGTTTGGTTCGCTCTCCCAAGGACTATAAGAGCCCCCTGAGGTGGCCTGCTGGTAGGGATGTGATATGGAGTGGAAATGTGAAGATAACCAAAGACCAATTTCTTTCATCTGGAAGCATGACCAAAAG GTTGATGTTACttgaagaaaatcaaattgCCTTTCACTCTGAGGATGGATTGATCTTTGATGGTGTTAAAGATTATTCTCGCCAAATTGCTGAGATGATAGGGTTAGGAAGTGACTCTGATTTTCTTCAAGCTggt GTGCGTACTGTACTCGATATTGGTTGTGGATTTGGTAGCTTTGGAGCTCATTTAGTCTCACTGAAGTTAATGGCTGTTTGTATTGCGGCTTACGAGGCAACTGGCAGTCAGGTCCAATTGGCACTTGAGAGAGGTCTTCCAGCAATAATTGGAAGCTTCATTTCAAGACAGCTTCCATATCCGTCCTTGTCATTTGACATGGTTCATTGTGCTCAGTGTGGTATTGTTTGGGACAAAAAAG ATGGGATTTTACTCATTGAAGTTGACCGGGTGCTCAAGCCTGGAGGTTACTTCGTGTTAACCTCACCTTCAGGCAAGCTACATGGAACAGCAGTGGgtaaaaggaagagaaatgtGTTAACTCCAATGGAAGAAATGACCCAAGAAATCTGTTGGAGTCTTCTAGCGCAGCAAGATGAAACTTTCATCTGGCAGAAAACTGTGGATTCTGATTGTTATGCCTCTCG CAAGCAGAGTGCTATACCACTTTGTAAAGAAGGGCATGATGTTCAGTCATATTATCAGCCCCTTGTATCGTGTATAAGTGGGACCTCTAGCAAACGCTGGATTCCAATCCAGAATAGATCTGCTGGTTCGCAATTGAGTGCAAGTGAGCTTGAAGTTCATG GAGTTCTGCCCGATAATTTCTTTGAAGACTTACGGGTTTGGAGATCAGCTCTGAAAAACTACTGGTCTCTGCTTACGCCCTTAATTTTCTCAGACCATCCAAAGAGGCCAGGCAATGAGGACCCATTGCCCCCATTTAACATGATACGCAATGTGATGGACATGAATGCCCATTATGGGGGTTTAAATGCTGCatttttggaggaaaaaaaatcggTATGGGTGATGAATGTTGTACCGATTAGAGCTCGTAATACACTTCCTCTTATACTTGATCAAGGCTTTACTGGGATTTTGCATGACTG GTGTGAACCTTTCCCAACATACCCCAGGACATATGACATGCTTCATGCAAATGGGCTCCTTTCACATCTCAGTTCAGAGAGCTGCAGTGCAATAGACTTGTTCTTGGAGATGGACCGGATGTTGCGACCTGAG GGATGGGTTGTTCTTTCTGATAACGTAGGAGCTATAGAGATGGCACGCATGCTTGCTACACAAATACGGTGGGAAGCAAGGGTGATTGACCTTCAGAACGGCAGTGACCAACGGCTGCTTGTTTGCCAGAAACAATTCATCAAGAAATGA
- the LOC121257998 gene encoding probable methyltransferase PMT5 isoform X4, which translates to MRSFWFNKLSVIFGPRPPVSWLLLCLVSLLALIAVLGSSSSNAFDSVTPTPVPDIYLNYRRLKEQAAVDYLELRSLSLGASRQRELGLCGKERENYVPCYNVSANLLAGFKDGEEFDRHCEVLRDRNRCLVRSPKDYKSPLRWPAGRDVIWSGNVKITKDQFLSSGSMTKRLMLLEENQIAFHSEDGLIFDGVKDYSRQIAEMIGLGSDSDFLQAGVRTVLDIGCGFGSFGAHLVSLKLMAVCIAAYEATGSQVQLALERGLPAIIGSFISRQLPYPSLSFDMVHCAQCGIVWDKKDGILLIEVDRVLKPGGYFVLTSPSGKLHGTAVGKRKRNVLTPMEEMTQEICWSLLAQQDETFIWQKTVDSDCYASRKQSAIPLCKEGHDVQSYYQPLVSCISGTSSKRWIPIQNRSAGSQLSASELEVHGKYSFIMICKEFCPIISLKTYGFGDQL; encoded by the exons ATGAGAAGCTTTTGGTTCAATAAACTCTCTGTCATTTTTGGCCCTAGACCACCGGTCAGCTGGTTACTCTTGTGCCTTGTTAGCTTGCTCGCACTAATTGCAGTTTtaggatcatcttcttctaatgCCTTCGACTCTGTAACTCCTACACCCGTACCGGACATTTATTTAAACTATAGAAGGCTAAAAGAGCAAGCAGCGGTTGATTATTTGGAGTTGAGGTCTCTCTCACTTGGAGCTAGTAGGCAAAGAGAGCTTGGCCTTTGTggcaaagaaagagagaattacGTGCCTTGCTACAACGTTTCAGCAAATTTGTTAGCTGGGTTTAAAGACGGGGAGGAGTTTGATCGGCATTGTGAAGTTCTGAGAGATCGAAACCGGTGTTTGGTTCGCTCTCCCAAGGACTATAAGAGCCCCCTGAGGTGGCCTGCTGGTAGGGATGTGATATGGAGTGGAAATGTGAAGATAACCAAAGACCAATTTCTTTCATCTGGAAGCATGACCAAAAG GTTGATGTTACttgaagaaaatcaaattgCCTTTCACTCTGAGGATGGATTGATCTTTGATGGTGTTAAAGATTATTCTCGCCAAATTGCTGAGATGATAGGGTTAGGAAGTGACTCTGATTTTCTTCAAGCTggt GTGCGTACTGTACTCGATATTGGTTGTGGATTTGGTAGCTTTGGAGCTCATTTAGTCTCACTGAAGTTAATGGCTGTTTGTATTGCGGCTTACGAGGCAACTGGCAGTCAGGTCCAATTGGCACTTGAGAGAGGTCTTCCAGCAATAATTGGAAGCTTCATTTCAAGACAGCTTCCATATCCGTCCTTGTCATTTGACATGGTTCATTGTGCTCAGTGTGGTATTGTTTGGGACAAAAAAG ATGGGATTTTACTCATTGAAGTTGACCGGGTGCTCAAGCCTGGAGGTTACTTCGTGTTAACCTCACCTTCAGGCAAGCTACATGGAACAGCAGTGGgtaaaaggaagagaaatgtGTTAACTCCAATGGAAGAAATGACCCAAGAAATCTGTTGGAGTCTTCTAGCGCAGCAAGATGAAACTTTCATCTGGCAGAAAACTGTGGATTCTGATTGTTATGCCTCTCG CAAGCAGAGTGCTATACCACTTTGTAAAGAAGGGCATGATGTTCAGTCATATTATCAGCCCCTTGTATCGTGTATAAGTGGGACCTCTAGCAAACGCTGGATTCCAATCCAGAATAGATCTGCTGGTTCGCAATTGAGTGCAAGTGAGCTTGAAGTTCATGGAAAGTATTCTTTTATTATGATTTGTAAG GAGTTCTGCCCGATAATTTCTTTGAAGACTTACGGGTTTGGAGATCAGCTCTGA
- the LOC121257998 gene encoding probable methyltransferase PMT5 isoform X3, whose product MRSFWFNKLSVIFGPRPPVSWLLLCLVSLLALIAVLGSSSSNAFDSVTPTPVPDIYLNYRRLKEQAAVDYLELRSLSLGASRQRELGLCGKERENYVPCYNVSANLLAGFKDGEEFDRHCEVLRDRNRCLVRSPKDYKSPLRWPAGRDVIWSGNVKITKDQFLSSGSMTKRLMLLEENQIAFHSEDGLIFDGVKDYSRQIAEMIGLGSDSDFLQAGVRTVLDIGCGFGSFGAHLVSLKLMAVCIAAYEATGSQVQLALERGLPAIIGSFISRQLPYPSLSFDMVHCAQCGIVWDKKDGILLIEVDRVLKPGGYFVLTSPSGKLHGTAVGKRKRNVLTPMEEMTQEICWSLLAQQDETFIWQKTVDSDCYASRKQSAIPLCKEGHDVQSYYQPLVSCISGTSSKRWIPIQNRSAGSQLSASELEVHGKYSFIMISRCQIALLGSNKIVLLYYIS is encoded by the exons ATGAGAAGCTTTTGGTTCAATAAACTCTCTGTCATTTTTGGCCCTAGACCACCGGTCAGCTGGTTACTCTTGTGCCTTGTTAGCTTGCTCGCACTAATTGCAGTTTtaggatcatcttcttctaatgCCTTCGACTCTGTAACTCCTACACCCGTACCGGACATTTATTTAAACTATAGAAGGCTAAAAGAGCAAGCAGCGGTTGATTATTTGGAGTTGAGGTCTCTCTCACTTGGAGCTAGTAGGCAAAGAGAGCTTGGCCTTTGTggcaaagaaagagagaattacGTGCCTTGCTACAACGTTTCAGCAAATTTGTTAGCTGGGTTTAAAGACGGGGAGGAGTTTGATCGGCATTGTGAAGTTCTGAGAGATCGAAACCGGTGTTTGGTTCGCTCTCCCAAGGACTATAAGAGCCCCCTGAGGTGGCCTGCTGGTAGGGATGTGATATGGAGTGGAAATGTGAAGATAACCAAAGACCAATTTCTTTCATCTGGAAGCATGACCAAAAG GTTGATGTTACttgaagaaaatcaaattgCCTTTCACTCTGAGGATGGATTGATCTTTGATGGTGTTAAAGATTATTCTCGCCAAATTGCTGAGATGATAGGGTTAGGAAGTGACTCTGATTTTCTTCAAGCTggt GTGCGTACTGTACTCGATATTGGTTGTGGATTTGGTAGCTTTGGAGCTCATTTAGTCTCACTGAAGTTAATGGCTGTTTGTATTGCGGCTTACGAGGCAACTGGCAGTCAGGTCCAATTGGCACTTGAGAGAGGTCTTCCAGCAATAATTGGAAGCTTCATTTCAAGACAGCTTCCATATCCGTCCTTGTCATTTGACATGGTTCATTGTGCTCAGTGTGGTATTGTTTGGGACAAAAAAG ATGGGATTTTACTCATTGAAGTTGACCGGGTGCTCAAGCCTGGAGGTTACTTCGTGTTAACCTCACCTTCAGGCAAGCTACATGGAACAGCAGTGGgtaaaaggaagagaaatgtGTTAACTCCAATGGAAGAAATGACCCAAGAAATCTGTTGGAGTCTTCTAGCGCAGCAAGATGAAACTTTCATCTGGCAGAAAACTGTGGATTCTGATTGTTATGCCTCTCG CAAGCAGAGTGCTATACCACTTTGTAAAGAAGGGCATGATGTTCAGTCATATTATCAGCCCCTTGTATCGTGTATAAGTGGGACCTCTAGCAAACGCTGGATTCCAATCCAGAATAGATCTGCTGGTTCGCAATTGAGTGCAAGTGAGCTTGAAGTTCATGGAAAGTATTCTTTTATTATGATTT CCAGGTGTCAAATAGCTCTGTTAGGATCCAACAAGATTGTGCTACTTTACTATATATCATGA